In a single window of the Balearica regulorum gibbericeps isolate bBalReg1 chromosome 7, bBalReg1.pri, whole genome shotgun sequence genome:
- the LOC104642597 gene encoding prominin-1-A translates to MELGNISQPVYGPGPEAPGSSMPGLVGMAHGFLRLVQPNALPIELITEFQQPQSQDTVREQVQELLLYELGFLVCVASGLLFIILVPLVGFCFCCCRCCGNCGGRMYQKQRRCMGCKRRALWTSVLLVSGLLLAGDICAFVSNTRFSQAVCGTFPNVNDTLDNLRTYLASIPQQINFIIDSSDVPLGHANRSVQEIGPNLGGMIVSGIRSSTDGALGSLQSLLQGMETLADAFSNITGTHSHLKELQSNYSQRLASLRDSINQTLQRCDHPCGSVSLDGLAFSTNFSMIPSVEQQLEALGDVFGSNIADNLEKVNSTLDTTPAKVQEQSQDVVTETQDQLGLVRQQIRSLQEQLPLTDVEENVGSFVGNATSVLEEYREPIIALDGLRWSVCVLLCCMVLLVVLCNITGLLLGPLGLKENVLPTQRSSLSNAGGNFFMAGVGFSFIFSWLLMLLVLITFVLGGNIYMLMCESWRSQQLFQLLDTPGLIPGFNLSELLGQEGGTANFSEMYRQCQQDAALWQTLHLDQSVSLDELLNISQYTGEISTAFEKMSITLSPILLLNQSQKDLLNASRAWQPPDFTPTLEQLDRNVTQGSLLDLAAELEQLAGKAGASVTEDLKADARNLRDLDKEMQMSFSGPLQSLKKNIHLVQSRAAQLEAQTKAAVEKASETQEFLDKEMANIIKNETWAFLEELLDFFETYISWAKSRLTGDVARCKPIAQTLDNVEVITCDYILDSLNTFWFSLGWCTIFLLPSIILAVRLAKFYRRMNIADVYRNEALEMPPAFNLYKIPRPSTRH, encoded by the exons AACTGATCACAGAGTTTCAGCAGCCCCAGAGCCAGGACACAGTCAGGGAGCAAGTTCAGGAG CTGCTGCTCTACGAACTGGGTTTCCTGGTCTGCGTGGCCAGTGGGCTGCTCTTCATCATCCTCGTGCCTCTGGTGGgattctgcttctgctgctgccgctgctgtgGGAACTGTGGGGGCCGCATGTACCAGAAGCAGCGTCGGTGCATGGGCTGCAAGCGCCGGGCGCTCTGGACCTCTGTCCTGCTGGTCTCTGGTCTCCTCCT GGCTGGTGACATCTGCGCCTTCGTCAGCAACACTCGTTTCTCCCAGGCTGTGTGTGGCACCTTCCCCAACGTCAATGACACCCTGGACAACCTCCGCACCTACCTGGCTTCCATCCCCCAG CAAATCAATTTTATCATCGACAGCAGCGACGTCCCGCTGGGCCACGCCAACCGCAGTGTCCAGG AAATTGGGCCCAACCTGGGTGGCATGATCGTCTCGGGCATCAGGAGCAGCACGGATGGGGCTCTGGGATCCCTCCAGAGCCTCTTGCAAG GGATGGAGACGCTGGCGGACGCCTTCAGCAACATCACCGGCACTCACTCGCATCtcaaggagctgcagagcaacTACAGCCAGCGGCTGGCCAGCCTGCGGGACAGCATCAACCAGACCCTGCAGCGCTGCGACCACCCCTGCGGCAGCGTGTCCCTGGACGGCCTCGCCTTCAGCACCAACTTCAGCATG ATCCCCAgtgtggagcagcagctggaggcgCTGGGTGATGTGTTTGGCTCCAACATAGCAGACAATTTAGAGAAG GTTAACAGCACGCTGGACACGACTCCTGCCAAGGTGCAAGAGCAGTCCCAGGACGTGGTGACAG AGACCCAGGACCAGCTGGGCCTTGTCAGACAGCAGATCAGGAGCTTGCAGGAGCAGTTGCCGCTCAcggatgtggaggagaatgtCGGGTCCTTTGTGGGCAACGCCACGTCGGTGCTGGAGGAGTACAGGGAGCCGATCATCGCCTTGGATGGGCTCAG GTGGAGCGTGTGTGTCCTCCTGTGCTGCATGGTGCTGCTCGTGGTCCTCTGCAACATcactgggctgctgctggggcccCTGGGGCTGAAGGAAAACGTGCTGCCCACGCAGCGCAGCAGCCTCTCCAATGCCGGCGGGAACTTCTTCATGGC AGGGGTTGGCTTCAGCTTCATCTTCTCCTGGCTGCTGATGCTGCTGGTGCTGATCACCTTTGTGCTGGGGGGGAACATCTACATGCTCATGTGTGAGTCCTGGCGCAGCCAGCAGCTCTTCCAG CTCCTGGACACCCCCGGCCTGATCCCTGGCTTCAACCTGTCGGAGCTGCTGGGCCAGGAGGGTGGCACAGCAAATTTCTCAGAGATGTACAG GCAGTGCCAGCAAGATGCTGCCCTGTGGCAGACGCTGCACCTGGACCAGAGCGTGTCCCTGGACGAGCTCTTGAACATCAGCCAG TACACAGGAGAGATCTCCACGGCCTTCGAGAAGATGAGCATCACTCTGAGCCCCATCTTGCTGCTCAACCAGAGCCAGAAAGACTTGCTGAATGCCAGCCGGGCTTGGCAGCCCCCCGACTTCACccccaccctggagcag ctGGATCGGAACGTGACCCAGGGAAGCCTCCTGGatctggctgcagagctggagcagctggcagGCAAAGCG GGCGCCAGCGTGACAGAGGACCTGAAGGCTGATGCTCGCAACCTGAGGGACCTGGACAAGGAGATGCAGATGAGCTTCTCTGGGCCGCTG caAAGCCTGAAGAAGAACATCCACTtggtgcagagcagggctgcccaGCTGGAG GCACAGACAAAAGCTGCGGTGGAAAAAGCCAGCGAAACCCAGGAGTTCCTGGACAAGGAGATGGCAAACATCATCAAGAAC GAGACGTGGGCCTTCCTGGAGGAGCTGTTGGACTTCTTTGAGACCTACATCTCCTGGGCTAAGAGCAGG CTGACGGGAGATGTGGCACGTTGCAAGCCCATAGCTCAGACCCTGGATAACGTGGAGGTCATCACCTGCGACTACATCCTGGACTCTCTG AACACCTTCTGGTTCAGCCTGGGCTGGTGTACCATCTTCCTGCTGCCCAGCATCATCCTGGCAGTCAGACTCGCCAAGTTTTACCGGCGCATGAACATTGCTGATGTCTACAG